In Fundidesulfovibrio magnetotacticus, the following are encoded in one genomic region:
- a CDS encoding glycosyltransferase family 2 protein codes for MRNAPLDAPSHALPTAMLWVMGLSTVGVCVASGLYLTLDHQRVLGWSLAGSLYLMSLVEPRLGMVFRVFFLALGVFISLRYMVFRTTETLIFTGPADFAFMMLLYLSELYGVIIHFLGMFVNVWRLDRKPAPLPEDQSLWPTVDIFIPTYNEPDDVIFLTAQACALIDYPREKLAIYILDDGGTLAKQNNPDPAAAWEARDRSERLRHMCDDLGIRYLTRERNLKAKAGNINSAFMGHSYESAAPGPDGALVPCAPLRTTGELILILDCDHVPTRDILRNTVGFFLKDPKLFLVQTPHYFLNPTPVEKNLQTAQDSPGENEMFYGAVQLGLDFWNASFFCGSAAVLRRSILEPQGGISGETITEDAETALGLHAKGYNSVYINKPMISGLSPETFADFILQRSRWAQGMTQIFLLKNPLMQKGLTFEQKLCYFNSCFFWFFGVARFFFFISPFLYLCLGLRVYNASMSQIVAYALPHLLASYVISNNLFGQVRHPFFSELFETIQSFYLLPAILAVALNPRKPSFKVTPKGVALETDFLSHLSAPFYFMLLVCLFSFLFGVYRWTAYPMERDAIIVTVAWNFFNLMMLMLCLGVVWEKRQIRRFHRFRAKGLVMLGDPDSTDWTPTALYDLSLLGMGMLLADASPYAIGDKLNAQATDSYGHTYTFRLRIERIFPWGGMHYVGTQFIIPDDEAMASVVAYVHGDSARFAHFARSLFNKRVGLLTGFYYLIAKSFLGTVQNIQGIRRMMGRLARNLATRALGVVLPQTARREP; via the coding sequence ATGCGAAACGCCCCCCTGGACGCCCCATCCCACGCCCTGCCCACGGCCATGCTCTGGGTCATGGGGCTTTCGACCGTGGGCGTCTGCGTGGCCTCGGGCCTGTACCTCACCCTGGACCACCAGCGCGTCCTGGGCTGGAGCCTGGCGGGTTCTCTTTACCTCATGAGCCTGGTGGAGCCGCGCCTGGGCATGGTCTTCCGGGTGTTCTTCCTGGCCCTGGGGGTGTTCATCTCCCTGCGCTACATGGTGTTTCGCACCACCGAGACGCTCATCTTCACCGGCCCCGCGGATTTCGCGTTCATGATGCTGCTCTACCTCTCGGAACTCTACGGAGTGATCATCCATTTCCTGGGGATGTTCGTCAACGTCTGGAGGCTGGACCGCAAACCCGCCCCTCTGCCTGAGGACCAGTCCCTCTGGCCCACCGTGGACATCTTCATCCCCACCTACAACGAGCCCGACGACGTGATCTTCCTCACGGCCCAGGCCTGCGCCCTCATCGATTACCCCCGCGAAAAGCTCGCCATCTACATCCTCGACGACGGCGGCACCCTGGCCAAACAGAACAACCCCGACCCCGCCGCCGCCTGGGAGGCGCGCGACCGCTCCGAACGCCTGCGCCACATGTGCGACGACCTGGGCATCCGCTACCTCACCCGCGAGCGCAACCTCAAGGCCAAGGCCGGCAACATCAACTCGGCCTTCATGGGCCACTCCTACGAGAGCGCCGCCCCGGGGCCGGACGGCGCGCTCGTGCCCTGCGCACCCCTGCGCACCACCGGGGAACTGATCCTCATCCTCGACTGCGACCACGTGCCCACACGCGACATCCTGCGCAACACCGTGGGGTTCTTCCTCAAGGACCCCAAGCTCTTCCTGGTGCAGACCCCCCACTACTTCCTCAACCCCACCCCCGTGGAGAAAAACCTCCAGACCGCCCAGGACTCGCCCGGCGAGAACGAGATGTTCTACGGCGCCGTGCAACTGGGGCTGGACTTCTGGAACGCCTCCTTCTTCTGCGGGTCGGCCGCCGTGCTGCGCCGGTCCATCCTGGAACCCCAGGGGGGCATTTCGGGGGAGACCATCACCGAGGACGCCGAGACCGCCCTGGGGCTGCACGCCAAGGGCTACAACTCCGTCTACATCAACAAGCCCATGATCTCAGGGCTCTCGCCAGAAACTTTCGCGGACTTCATCCTCCAGCGCTCCCGCTGGGCGCAGGGCATGACGCAGATCTTCCTGCTCAAGAATCCCCTGATGCAGAAGGGGCTCACCTTCGAGCAGAAGCTCTGCTACTTCAACTCCTGCTTCTTCTGGTTTTTCGGCGTGGCGCGCTTCTTTTTCTTCATATCGCCCTTTCTCTACCTCTGCCTGGGCCTGCGCGTGTACAACGCCTCCATGAGCCAGATCGTGGCCTACGCCCTGCCCCACCTGCTGGCCAGCTACGTGATCTCCAACAACCTCTTCGGGCAGGTGCGCCACCCCTTCTTCTCCGAACTCTTCGAGACCATCCAGAGCTTCTACCTGCTCCCGGCCATCCTGGCCGTGGCGCTCAACCCCCGCAAGCCCAGCTTCAAGGTGACTCCAAAGGGCGTCGCCCTGGAGACGGACTTCCTCTCGCACCTCTCCGCGCCCTTCTATTTCATGCTCCTGGTGTGCCTCTTCTCCTTCCTTTTCGGCGTTTACCGATGGACCGCCTACCCCATGGAGCGCGACGCCATCATCGTCACCGTGGCCTGGAACTTCTTCAACCTCATGATGCTCATGCTCTGCCTGGGAGTGGTCTGGGAGAAGCGCCAGATCAGGCGCTTCCACCGTTTTCGCGCCAAGGGGCTCGTCATGCTGGGAGACCCCGACTCCACGGACTGGACCCCCACCGCACTCTACGACCTCTCCCTCCTGGGCATGGGCATGCTCCTGGCCGACGCCTCGCCCTACGCCATCGGAGACAAACTCAACGCCCAGGCCACCGACTCCTACGGGCACACCTACACCTTCCGCCTGCGCATCGAACGCATCTTCCCCTGGGGCGGCATGCACTACGTGGGCACGCAGTTCATCATCCCCGACGACGAGGCCATGGCCTCCGTGGTGGCCTACGTCCACGGCGACTCGGCGCGCTTCGCCCATTTCGCCCGCAGCCTCTTCAACAAGCGCGTGGGGCTCCTCACGGGCTTCTACTATCTCATCGCCAAGAGCTTCCTGGGAACCGTCCAGAACATCCAGGGCATCCGCCGCATGATGGGCCGCCTGGCCAGGAACCTGGCCACGCGCGCCCTAGGCGTCGTCCTGCCCCAGACCGCACGGAGAGAACCATGA
- a CDS encoding cellulose biosynthesis cyclic di-GMP-binding regulatory protein BcsB has protein sequence MIRPLLLALALLAIAPLQASAAQSEAPAPVASAAVPEPVRNTDGSFTVKLPLTSLSPVRNVTLRGVSAAFSFTLPVPERWEVKRAALTFGYVNSSSLLPRLSRLTFAVSGKTLAQIELRPESPKGRVEIPIPGSLLPVGYNECTFLAVQSYTEEFCEYPQHQSLWTTLELDQASVEVTYALKPVPQRLSAVADFLFDPRSFLGAEVHVAVPEISEQTVKQAALAASGVALRLDYQAARLTVSDRLRPGCDNIVIGDATFAQRLLGPTAPRPGESAMAILPGPPRPGTNVPDPDTAVILLTGNPEGVQKAVRAFSYLSFPFPDTPTVDISKVSDPAPAMLEAARNVSPDKEYSLRALGFATRTFRTDQARATPVDIPFTLSSGLDLNPNSYVALSLHMAYAPGMREDSVLTIHINGIYVGGVHLADVKGGTFLDYRVNLPVFAMHKGSNTLTLTPVLNPLKTNLCEFYQSENLLLTLFDDSTLTFPDLPLFVRLPDLALLYQDAFPYARWADLRGSTLLLGDKSPETVRAAVNLAAQAAQRTGLPPLGLDVSFGPEAKGNVLAVGPVDALPKPLVSAAPFSLLPQGPRPYPQMPRPKARADDAASHKAPLWAKYLPFLWESGRKHMEVTSSLWADVRNGASLTPGKGVVTQFKAPGSTEDTVTLFTGATPADVAALAARLWEPAVRSKLDGDMAMVDLASPQPRAVTLDVGESYYIGRIGVSPKLTILVNTYPWISLGVVAGLLALFAYASWRVLKVFRARRG, from the coding sequence ATGATACGCCCCCTCTTGCTGGCCCTGGCGCTCTTAGCCATCGCGCCCCTCCAGGCATCCGCCGCGCAGAGCGAAGCCCCCGCGCCCGTCGCCTCCGCCGCCGTGCCCGAACCCGTGCGCAACACCGACGGCTCCTTCACCGTGAAGCTCCCCCTCACGAGCCTTTCGCCCGTGCGCAACGTCACCCTGCGGGGCGTCTCGGCGGCCTTCTCCTTCACACTGCCCGTACCCGAACGCTGGGAGGTGAAGCGCGCCGCGCTCACCTTCGGCTACGTGAACTCCTCTTCGCTCCTGCCCCGGCTCTCCCGGCTCACCTTCGCCGTTTCCGGCAAGACCCTGGCCCAGATCGAGCTGCGCCCCGAATCGCCCAAGGGCCGCGTGGAAATCCCCATCCCCGGTTCGCTCCTGCCCGTCGGCTACAACGAATGCACCTTCCTGGCCGTGCAGAGCTACACCGAAGAGTTCTGCGAATACCCCCAGCACCAGTCCCTGTGGACCACCCTGGAATTGGACCAGGCCTCCGTGGAGGTCACCTACGCCCTCAAACCCGTTCCCCAGCGCCTCTCGGCCGTGGCCGACTTCCTTTTCGACCCCCGTTCCTTCCTGGGCGCGGAGGTCCACGTGGCCGTGCCCGAAATCTCCGAGCAGACCGTGAAACAGGCCGCCCTGGCCGCCTCGGGCGTGGCCCTGCGCCTGGACTATCAGGCCGCGCGCCTCACGGTGTCCGACCGCCTCCGCCCAGGATGCGACAACATCGTCATCGGAGACGCCACCTTCGCCCAGCGCCTGCTGGGCCCCACCGCCCCCAGGCCCGGCGAATCGGCCATGGCCATCCTGCCCGGACCGCCCAGGCCCGGAACCAACGTCCCGGACCCGGACACCGCCGTGATCCTGCTTACCGGCAATCCCGAGGGCGTTCAGAAGGCCGTGCGCGCCTTCAGCTACCTCTCCTTCCCCTTCCCCGACACCCCGACGGTCGACATCTCCAAGGTGTCGGACCCCGCGCCCGCCATGCTCGAGGCCGCCCGCAACGTGAGCCCGGACAAGGAATACAGCCTGCGCGCCCTGGGCTTCGCCACGCGCACCTTCCGCACCGACCAGGCCCGCGCCACGCCCGTGGACATCCCCTTCACCCTGTCCTCCGGGCTGGACCTCAACCCCAACTCCTACGTGGCCCTCTCCCTGCACATGGCCTACGCCCCGGGCATGCGCGAAGACTCCGTGCTCACCATCCACATCAACGGCATCTACGTGGGCGGCGTGCACCTGGCCGACGTGAAGGGCGGCACCTTCCTGGACTACCGCGTCAACCTGCCCGTGTTCGCCATGCACAAGGGGTCCAACACGCTCACCCTCACACCGGTGCTCAACCCCCTCAAGACCAATCTCTGCGAGTTCTACCAGTCCGAGAACCTGCTGCTCACCCTCTTCGACGACTCCACCCTCACCTTCCCGGACCTGCCCCTCTTCGTGAGGCTGCCCGACCTCGCCCTTCTCTACCAGGACGCCTTCCCCTACGCCCGCTGGGCCGACCTGCGCGGCTCCACCCTGCTCCTGGGCGACAAGTCCCCCGAGACGGTGCGCGCCGCCGTGAACCTGGCCGCACAGGCCGCACAGCGCACCGGCCTGCCACCACTGGGCCTGGACGTGAGCTTCGGCCCCGAGGCCAAGGGCAACGTGCTCGCCGTCGGGCCCGTTGACGCCCTGCCCAAGCCCCTCGTGAGCGCCGCGCCCTTCTCGCTGCTCCCCCAGGGGCCGCGACCCTATCCCCAGATGCCCCGGCCCAAGGCCCGCGCGGACGACGCCGCCTCCCACAAGGCGCCCCTCTGGGCCAAGTATCTGCCCTTCCTCTGGGAATCCGGGCGCAAACACATGGAAGTGACCAGCTCCCTCTGGGCCGACGTGCGCAACGGCGCGTCCCTCACCCCCGGCAAGGGCGTGGTGACCCAGTTCAAGGCCCCCGGCTCCACCGAAGACACCGTGACCCTCTTCACCGGCGCGACCCCCGCCGACGTGGCAGCCCTGGCCGCCAGGCTCTGGGAACCCGCCGTGCGCTCCAAGCTCGACGGCGACATGGCCATGGTGGACCTCGCCTCGCCACAGCCCAGGGCCGTGACCCTGGACGTGGGCGAGAGCTACTACATCGGCCGGATCGGCGTGTCGCCCAAGCTCACCATCCTGGTGAACACCTATCCCTGGATCTCGCTGGGCGTGGTGGCCGGACTTCTCGCACTGTTCGCCTACGCCTCTTGGCGCGTGCTCAAGGTCTTCCGCGCCCGGCGCGGATGA